A genome region from Populus alba chromosome 3, ASM523922v2, whole genome shotgun sequence includes the following:
- the LOC118035406 gene encoding rust resistance kinase Lr10 has product RQGTIPLSNQKIYEISLGVARGIEYLHQGCDMQILHFDIKPHNILLDEKFTPKVSDFGLAKLYPTNNSIVSLTMARGTIGYMAPELFYKSIGGVSYKADVYSFGMLLMEMVGKRKNLNALADHSSQMYFPSWIYDQVNEGKDILEDQATEQEKNTIKKMTIVALWCIQLKPIDRPLMHRVVQMLEADIESLQMPPKPFLVPQQTSNDDRINMANPTSLRDPSNVCSVDSSYQFGR; this is encoded by the coding sequence aGGCAAGGTACCATACCGCTGAGCAAccagaaaatatatgaaatttctCTTGGGGTGGCTCGTGGCATTGAATATCTACATCAAGGTTGTGACATGCAGATTTTGCATTTTGACATCAAGCCTCACAACATTCTTCTCGATGAAAAGTTCACTCCAAAAGTCTCAGATTTTGGACTTGCAAAATTGTATCCAACTAATAATAGCATTGTGTCCCTTACTATGGCTAGAGGAACGATAGGATACATGGCTCCTGAGTTATTTTACAAAAGTATCGGAGGCGTCTCTTACAAAGCTGATGTCTATAGTTTTGGGATGTTGTTGATGGAAATGGttggtaaaagaaaaaatctaaatgCATTGGCAGATCATTCAAGTCAGATGTACTTCccttcatggatttatgaccaAGTTAATGAAGGAAAGGATATACTTGAAGATCAAGCGACAGAGCAGGAaaagaacacaataaaaaagatgactATAGTGGCATTATGGTGCATACAATTGAAGCCTATTGATCGTCCATTGATGCATAGAGTTGTACAGATGCTTGAAGCAGATATTGAATCTCTACAAATGCCTCCTAAGCCTTTTCTCGTTCCACAACAGACATCAAATGATGATAGGATCAATATGGCTAATCCAACAAGTTTAAGAGATCCGTCGAATGTTTGTAGCGTTGATTCTTCATATCAATTTGGTCGTTGA